Proteins from a single region of Streptomyces vinaceus:
- a CDS encoding ATP-binding protein yields the protein MTMPGNGQGAGALRPHAEDAFAEELKVLAAADDRPRPTRWKLSPWAVATYLLGGTLADGSVITPKYVGPRRIVEVAVTTLATDRALLLLGVPGTAKTWVSEHLAAAVSGDSTLLVQGTAGTPEEAIRYGWNYARLLAHGPGREALVPSPVMRAMAEGRVARVEELTRIPPDVQDGLITILSEKTLPIPELGQEVQAVRGFNLIATANDRDRGVNELSSALRRRFNTVVLPLPATADAEVDIVARRVDQMGRSLDLPAVPEGLEEIRRVVTVFRELRDGVTADGRTKVKSPSGTLSTAEAISVVTGGLALAAHFGDGVLRPSDVAAGILGAVVRDPAADQVVWQEYLEAVVRERDGWKDFYRACREVTA from the coding sequence ATGACCATGCCCGGGAACGGCCAGGGCGCAGGCGCGCTGCGACCGCATGCCGAGGACGCGTTCGCGGAGGAACTGAAAGTCCTCGCGGCGGCCGACGACAGGCCCCGCCCCACGCGTTGGAAGCTCTCCCCGTGGGCCGTCGCGACCTACCTCCTCGGCGGCACGCTCGCCGACGGCAGCGTCATCACGCCCAAGTACGTCGGCCCGCGCCGCATCGTCGAGGTCGCCGTCACCACCCTCGCCACCGACCGCGCCCTGCTCCTGCTCGGCGTCCCCGGCACCGCCAAGACCTGGGTGTCCGAGCATCTGGCCGCCGCCGTCAGCGGGGACTCCACCCTCCTCGTCCAGGGCACCGCCGGCACCCCCGAGGAGGCGATCCGGTACGGCTGGAACTACGCCCGCCTCCTCGCCCACGGGCCCGGCCGCGAAGCCCTCGTACCGAGCCCCGTCATGCGCGCCATGGCCGAGGGCCGGGTCGCCCGCGTCGAGGAGCTCACCCGCATCCCGCCCGACGTCCAGGACGGCCTCATCACCATCCTGTCCGAGAAGACGCTGCCGATACCGGAGCTCGGCCAGGAGGTGCAGGCCGTCCGCGGCTTCAACCTCATCGCCACCGCCAACGACCGCGACCGCGGGGTCAACGAGCTCTCCAGCGCGCTGCGCCGCCGCTTCAACACCGTCGTGCTGCCGCTGCCCGCGACCGCCGACGCCGAGGTCGACATCGTCGCCCGCCGCGTCGACCAGATGGGCCGCTCCCTCGACCTGCCGGCCGTGCCCGAGGGGCTGGAGGAGATCCGCCGCGTCGTCACCGTCTTCCGCGAGCTGCGCGACGGGGTCACCGCCGACGGCCGGACGAAGGTGAAGTCGCCGAGCGGCACGTTGTCCACCGCCGAGGCCATATCGGTGGTCACCGGAGGCCTCGCGCTGGCCGCCCACTTCGGGGACGGCGTCCTGCGCCCCTCCGACGTGGCCGCCGGGATCCTCGGCGCCGTGGTCCGGGACCCGGCGGCCGACCAGGTCGTCTGGCAGGAGTACCTGGAGGCCGTGGTCCGCGAGCGGGACGGGTGGAAGGACTTCTACCGCGCCTGCCGGGAGGTGACGGCATGA
- a CDS encoding SWIM zinc finger family protein, whose amino-acid sequence MTEHRVRPTAEQVLTLAPDEASRKAGAKLGGAGPWSQTGDSASGLVWGLCKGSGSTPYRTVVDVRGPAYSCSCPSRKFPCKHALGLLLLWSAEGFGEAGEAPPWAAQWSAQRAARAAAKGADVPGGPADEEGAKRRAQRRAARIGAGVGELEQRLEDVLRGGLAGQQQAGYGPWEETAARMVDAQAPGLAARVRELGTIPSCGPGWPARMLEEGALLHLLNRGWLGLAGLPQPLAATVRTRVGFPDTAAEGEVVRDRWLVLAQYDSVSPDGRLTTRRTWLRGLGSGRPALVLDFGPPGRPPALSLPVGLVVESEARFRPGTAGLRADLGERSAAAAPGRVPAGVGTGAALEAYGAALREDPWLDAWPVVLGPVIPIPGERGWQLADAEGTSALPVTAGTADSGSRSGLWQLAALSGGGPVTVFGECGHRGFTPLTAWHPGCPEPVALG is encoded by the coding sequence ATGACTGAGCACAGGGTCCGCCCGACGGCGGAACAGGTACTGACTCTGGCTCCTGACGAAGCGTCACGCAAGGCGGGGGCCAAGCTGGGCGGGGCGGGTCCATGGTCACAGACCGGAGATTCCGCTTCCGGTTTGGTGTGGGGGTTGTGCAAGGGCAGCGGCAGCACGCCGTACCGGACCGTCGTGGACGTGCGGGGCCCGGCGTACTCGTGCTCCTGCCCGAGCCGGAAGTTCCCGTGCAAGCACGCGCTCGGGCTGCTGCTGCTCTGGTCGGCGGAGGGGTTCGGCGAGGCCGGCGAGGCGCCGCCCTGGGCGGCCCAGTGGTCGGCGCAGCGGGCGGCCAGAGCGGCGGCCAAGGGGGCGGACGTGCCGGGTGGGCCGGCGGACGAGGAGGGGGCGAAGCGCCGGGCCCAGCGGAGGGCGGCCCGGATCGGTGCGGGGGTCGGCGAGCTGGAGCAGCGGCTGGAGGACGTGCTGCGCGGCGGCCTGGCCGGCCAGCAACAGGCCGGGTACGGGCCCTGGGAGGAGACCGCCGCCCGGATGGTCGACGCGCAGGCGCCGGGACTGGCCGCGCGGGTCCGGGAGTTGGGGACGATACCCAGTTGCGGTCCCGGATGGCCCGCCCGGATGCTGGAGGAGGGCGCGCTGCTGCACCTGCTGAACCGGGGCTGGCTCGGTCTGGCAGGTCTGCCGCAGCCGCTCGCCGCGACGGTCCGGACCAGGGTGGGGTTCCCGGACACGGCCGCGGAGGGGGAGGTCGTACGGGACCGCTGGCTGGTGCTGGCCCAGTACGACTCGGTGTCACCGGACGGCAGGCTCACCACCCGCCGGACGTGGCTGCGGGGGCTGGGGAGCGGGCGCCCGGCCCTGGTACTGGACTTCGGACCGCCGGGGCGGCCTCCGGCCCTGTCCCTGCCCGTGGGGCTGGTGGTGGAGTCGGAAGCCCGCTTCCGGCCCGGCACGGCGGGGCTGCGCGCGGATCTCGGGGAGAGGTCCGCGGCGGCCGCACCGGGCCGGGTCCCGGCCGGGGTGGGTACGGGGGCGGCACTGGAGGCGTACGGGGCGGCGCTGCGGGAGGACCCGTGGCTCGACGCGTGGCCCGTGGTGCTGGGCCCGGTGATCCCGATACCGGGGGAACGGGGCTGGCAACTGGCCGACGCGGAGGGCACCTCCGCGCTGCCGGTCACTGCGGGCACCGCCGACAGCGGGTCGCGGTCCGGCCTGTGGCAGCTGGCCGCCCTCTCGGGCGGCGGCCCGGTCACGGTGTTCGGCGAATGCGGACACCGCGGGTTCACTCCGTTGACGGCGTGGCATCCGGGCTGCCCGGAACCGGTCGCCCTGGGGTGA
- a CDS encoding DUF5691 domain-containing protein encodes MTTTGTKAEDVTAGLGDGDWEELVGVALLGTDRRKASPGALLDAAAVQTVRRRAGLRPTEAGPRPDPAPRDPRPAPPEAARRRLAQLLAGRTGAGSGGGRRGAAPDLTELLPQWLAAAGRHGYRAPHALVPALLDAARARTDLRAPALALAGARGLWLARLNPDWRFALRGGAGGAGELPDPQDRAGVERLWQEGLFAERVALLGLVRAHEPAAAVRLLSTTWATERAEDRLMFLDSLRVGLAGGDEPFLEAALGDRSRNVRATAAELLSALPESALAGRMAERALACVGPQGVTPPAACDAGMLRDGVVERPPAGRGERAWWLGQLVEAAPLSCWRERFGGLGPAQIVALPVAGGESWREELHAAWCRAAVRQRDPRWSKALLGEASAPPATAPGTASLAERAKLLSVLPEGERAQWVAEFIRAHGLSEAFQLLGVCVVPWAGTLGRAVVDALDAAREAGSYPWSFSGVMGLAERCLDPAEAERLEAVVARGCGFADPAEASSGAAAYWAEAFQRLVATLRLRAAMLSELAPA; translated from the coding sequence GTGACCACGACGGGAACGAAGGCCGAGGACGTGACCGCGGGCCTCGGTGACGGGGACTGGGAGGAGCTGGTCGGGGTCGCGCTGCTGGGGACCGACCGGCGGAAGGCCAGTCCGGGGGCGCTGCTGGACGCGGCCGCGGTGCAGACCGTACGGCGGCGGGCCGGGCTGCGGCCCACCGAGGCGGGGCCGCGGCCGGATCCCGCGCCGCGGGATCCGCGGCCGGCTCCGCCCGAGGCCGCCCGGCGCCGGCTCGCGCAGCTGCTGGCCGGCCGGACCGGCGCGGGCAGCGGCGGCGGGCGGCGCGGGGCCGCCCCGGATCTGACGGAGCTGCTGCCGCAGTGGCTGGCCGCCGCCGGCCGGCACGGGTACCGGGCGCCGCACGCGCTGGTGCCCGCGCTGCTGGACGCGGCCCGGGCCCGTACGGACCTGCGCGCCCCCGCCCTGGCCCTGGCCGGGGCGCGGGGGCTCTGGCTGGCCCGGCTGAATCCGGACTGGCGGTTCGCCCTGCGCGGCGGAGCGGGTGGCGCCGGGGAACTGCCCGACCCGCAGGACCGGGCCGGGGTGGAACGGCTGTGGCAGGAGGGGCTGTTCGCGGAGCGCGTGGCCCTCCTGGGCCTCGTACGCGCGCACGAACCGGCGGCTGCCGTACGGCTGCTGTCGACGACCTGGGCCACCGAACGGGCCGAGGACCGGCTGATGTTCCTCGACTCGCTGCGGGTGGGGCTCGCGGGCGGGGACGAGCCGTTCCTGGAAGCGGCCCTGGGCGACCGGAGCCGCAACGTGCGGGCGACGGCGGCCGAGTTGCTCTCGGCGCTGCCGGAGTCGGCGCTGGCCGGGCGGATGGCGGAGCGCGCCCTGGCGTGCGTGGGTCCGCAGGGGGTGACTCCGCCCGCCGCGTGCGACGCGGGGATGCTCCGCGACGGGGTGGTCGAGCGGCCGCCCGCCGGACGGGGGGAACGGGCCTGGTGGCTGGGCCAGCTGGTGGAGGCGGCGCCGCTGTCCTGCTGGCGGGAGCGGTTCGGAGGGCTCGGCCCGGCCCAGATCGTGGCGCTTCCGGTGGCCGGGGGCGAGAGCTGGCGGGAGGAGCTGCACGCGGCGTGGTGCCGGGCGGCGGTGCGCCAGCGTGATCCGCGGTGGTCGAAGGCGCTGCTCGGCGAGGCGTCCGCGCCTCCGGCCACGGCCCCCGGCACGGCTTCGCTCGCGGAGCGGGCGAAGCTCCTGTCGGTCCTGCCGGAGGGGGAACGGGCGCAGTGGGTCGCGGAGTTCATACGGGCCCACGGCCTGTCGGAGGCCTTCCAGCTGCTCGGGGTGTGCGTGGTCCCGTGGGCCGGGACGCTGGGCCGGGCGGTGGTGGACGCGCTGGACGCCGCGCGGGAGGCGGGCAGCTACCCGTGGAGCTTCAGCGGGGTGATGGGCCTGGCCGAGCGCTGCCTGGACCCCGCGGAGGCGGAGCGGCTGGAGGCGGTCGTGGCGCGGGGCTGCGGATTCGCCGACCCCGCGGAGGCCTCTTCCGGGGCGGCCGCGTACTGGGCCGAGGCCTTCCAGCGCCTGGTCGCCACCCTGCGTCTGCGCGCCGCGATGCTGTCGGAACTGGCCCCGGCCTGA
- a CDS encoding cobalamin B12-binding domain-containing protein → MGVTGPIRVVVAKPGLDGHDRGAKVIARALRDAGMEVIYTGLHQTPEQIVDTAIQEDADAIGLSILSGAHNTLFARVLELLKEREAEDIKVFGGGIIPEDDIAPLKAKGVAEIFTPGATTTSIVDWVRAHVRQ, encoded by the coding sequence ATGGGTGTGACCGGTCCGATCCGTGTGGTGGTGGCCAAGCCGGGTCTCGACGGCCACGACCGCGGGGCCAAGGTGATCGCGCGTGCGCTGCGGGACGCCGGCATGGAGGTCATCTACACGGGCCTCCACCAGACCCCCGAGCAGATCGTGGACACCGCGATCCAGGAAGACGCCGACGCGATCGGCCTCTCGATCCTCTCGGGTGCCCACAACACGCTGTTCGCGCGTGTGCTGGAACTCCTCAAGGAGCGCGAGGCGGAGGACATCAAGGTCTTCGGCGGCGGCATCATCCCGGAGGACGACATCGCCCCGCTGAAGGCCAAGGGCGTCGCCGAGATCTTCACCCCGGGCGCCACGACCACCTCGATCGTCGACTGGGTCCGCGCCCACGTCCGCCAGTAG
- a CDS encoding esterase/lipase family protein, whose product MGVSIPVPVSGAALRAGVLEAVVFGGHLLLYPTGIRSEKPAGTGGKDLGRPPVLLLHGFSDNRSVFVLLRRTLAADGRRHVETYNYSPFTVDLRVTARHLARRVEELCERTGQERVDLVGHSLGGLVGRYYVQCLGGDARVRTLVTLGSPHSGTRVAPFMDAHPLVRQIRPGSAVIAELRAPAPGCGTRCVAFWSEFDELMDPTETARIEHPDLHAENVQVTGIGHLALAAHPAVMAAVRRTLDGPAPAALPSLGDTASVA is encoded by the coding sequence ATGGGGGTGTCCATACCCGTACCCGTTTCCGGGGCCGCGCTGCGGGCGGGCGTGCTGGAGGCGGTGGTCTTCGGCGGCCACCTGCTGCTCTACCCGACCGGCATCCGGTCCGAGAAACCCGCCGGGACAGGCGGCAAGGACCTCGGGCGGCCGCCCGTGCTCCTGCTGCACGGGTTCAGCGACAACCGGTCCGTCTTCGTCCTGTTGCGCCGCACCCTCGCCGCCGACGGCCGGCGGCACGTGGAGACGTACAACTACTCCCCTTTCACCGTCGACCTGCGCGTCACCGCCCGCCACCTCGCCCGGCGCGTCGAGGAACTGTGCGAGCGCACCGGGCAGGAGCGGGTGGACCTGGTCGGGCACAGCCTGGGCGGTCTGGTCGGGCGGTACTACGTCCAGTGCCTGGGCGGCGACGCCCGCGTCCGCACGCTCGTCACGCTGGGCAGCCCGCATTCCGGTACGCGGGTCGCCCCCTTCATGGACGCCCACCCGCTGGTGCGGCAGATACGCCCCGGCTCCGCGGTGATCGCCGAGCTGCGCGCGCCCGCGCCCGGCTGCGGGACCCGATGCGTCGCGTTCTGGAGCGAGTTCGACGAGCTGATGGACCCGACCGAGACGGCCCGTATCGAGCACCCGGACCTTCACGCGGAGAACGTGCAGGTCACCGGTATCGGACACCTCGCCCTGGCCGCGCATCCCGCCGTCATGGCGGCGGTCCGGCGCACGCTCGACGGCCCCGCTCCGGCCGCCCTCCCGAGCCTCGGGGACACCGCGTCCGTCGCGTGA
- a CDS encoding M23 family metallopeptidase, whose protein sequence is MNDRPSSGLYPDSGYDGLSNTTFAGDSAYVSYETQGQGYDYASTYPSYETGAYDTTAWSAQGGYAQDGDYLSTIPAQGGVPQDAGTGQWDANAWNQQSGATDFQAAATAPGYEQTGQWAMPGYGTTGTETGAYDATAWNTVPQHEQQTQTFSYDHQQYEYQQPQQETAYAYQAPAADGYSETAVFEVLDTEGADTTDGAGNGGSAESAPSDFAYDLDLDLGHDHDLAAAAVHDLPTQAMPVTPDTASAPRASRRAGGKTKSASTAAATSRRRTPAKRSALLTVAVPSACVMGVAGVAAASVGGLTSADKPAEDTTTMAAPDPASVKPVAANSKLDTQLTALSADAGDFADRASRTQERIDLRQRQEDEKKRKAEEEAAKEAARPKFAIPVEQHGLSASFGQAGGMWMSVHTGIDFPVSYGTPVMAATDGIVRTQWNSAYGNMAIVTSPDGTETWYCHLSSTKIRSGKVKAGDVIAYSGNSGNSTGPHLHFEVRPGGGAAIDPLPWLRSHGLDPT, encoded by the coding sequence GTGAACGACCGCCCCTCGTCGGGCCTGTACCCCGATTCCGGGTACGACGGCCTTTCCAACACCACTTTCGCTGGTGACTCGGCCTACGTTTCCTACGAAACGCAGGGTCAGGGGTACGACTACGCCTCGACCTACCCCTCGTACGAGACCGGCGCCTACGACACCACCGCCTGGTCCGCGCAAGGCGGTTACGCGCAGGACGGCGACTACCTGTCGACGATCCCCGCCCAGGGCGGCGTCCCCCAGGACGCCGGGACCGGGCAGTGGGACGCGAACGCGTGGAACCAGCAGAGCGGCGCCACCGACTTCCAGGCCGCCGCCACCGCCCCCGGCTACGAGCAGACCGGGCAGTGGGCGATGCCGGGTTACGGCACCACCGGCACCGAGACCGGCGCGTACGACGCCACCGCCTGGAACACGGTCCCGCAGCACGAACAGCAGACCCAGACCTTCTCGTACGACCACCAGCAGTACGAGTACCAGCAGCCGCAGCAAGAGACTGCCTACGCCTACCAGGCGCCGGCCGCCGACGGCTACAGCGAGACCGCGGTCTTCGAAGTCCTCGACACCGAGGGCGCCGACACCACCGATGGCGCCGGGAACGGCGGGAGCGCCGAGAGCGCCCCGTCGGACTTCGCCTACGACCTCGACCTCGACCTCGGTCACGACCACGACCTCGCCGCCGCAGCCGTGCACGACCTGCCCACCCAGGCCATGCCCGTCACCCCGGACACCGCGTCGGCGCCCCGCGCCTCGCGCCGCGCCGGCGGCAAGACGAAGTCGGCCTCCACGGCGGCCGCCACCTCCAGGCGCCGCACCCCGGCGAAGCGTTCCGCCCTGCTGACCGTGGCCGTTCCCTCCGCGTGCGTGATGGGCGTCGCCGGCGTCGCGGCCGCCTCCGTCGGCGGACTCACCTCCGCGGACAAGCCCGCCGAGGACACCACCACGATGGCCGCGCCCGACCCGGCCTCGGTGAAGCCCGTCGCGGCGAACAGCAAGCTCGACACCCAGCTCACGGCGCTCAGTGCCGACGCGGGCGACTTCGCGGACCGCGCGAGCCGCACGCAGGAGCGCATCGACCTGCGCCAGCGCCAGGAGGACGAGAAGAAGCGGAAGGCGGAGGAGGAGGCGGCCAAGGAAGCGGCCCGCCCCAAGTTCGCGATCCCGGTCGAACAGCATGGCCTCAGCGCCAGCTTCGGCCAGGCCGGCGGCATGTGGATGTCCGTGCACACCGGCATCGACTTCCCGGTCTCGTACGGCACCCCGGTCATGGCCGCCACCGACGGCATCGTGCGCACGCAGTGGAACAGCGCGTACGGAAACATGGCCATAGTGACCTCGCCCGACGGCACGGAGACCTGGTACTGCCACCTCAGCAGCACCAAGATCCGGTCCGGCAAGGTCAAGGCGGGCGACGTCATCGCCTACTCCGGCAACTCCGGCAACTCCACCGGCCCGCACCTGCACTTCGAGGTCCGGCCCGGCGGCGGCGCGGCGATCGACCCGCTGCCGTGGCTCCGCAGCCACGGTCTGGACCCGACCTAG
- the pcrA gene encoding DNA helicase PcrA produces MSSLFDDSFLADLSPSDEVPPPPEDHPAPEEGADDLFGGRFDIAGGGEGRGDAYYRDGAPRPVIDPAALLDGLNEQQAAAVVHAGSPLLIVAGAGSGKTRVLTHRIGHLLAARHVHPGQILAITFTNKAAGEMKERVEGLVGPRAHAMWVSTFHSACVRILRRESKRLGFTSSFSIYDAADSKRLMALVCRDLDLDPKKFPPKAFNAKISNLKNELIDEDAFAGQAADGFEKTLAQAYAMYQGRLREANALDFDDIIMTTVHLLQAFPDVAEHYRRRFRHVLVDEYQDTNHAQYTLVRELVGTGYPDLPPAELCVVGDADQSIYAFRGATIRNILQFEEDYKDATTILLEQNYRSTQTILSAANAVIERNENRRAKNLWTQAGTGAVITGYVADTEHDEAQFVADEIDRLTDAGDAKAGDVAIFYRTNAQSRVFEEIFIRVGLPYKVVGGVRFYERKEVRDVLAYLRVLANPEDNVPLRRILNVPKRGIGERAEAMIDALAMREKITFPQALRRVDEAFGMAARSTNAVKRFNVLMEELRTIVDSGAGPAVVLEAVLERTGYLAELQASTDPQDETRIENLQELAAVALEFEQARGEDNPGTLAEFLEQVALVADSDQIPDEDEDGSGVITLMTLHTAKGLEFPVVFLTGMEDGVFPHMRALGQTKELEEERRLAYVGITRARERLYLTRSSMRSAWGTPSYNPPSRFLEEIPAEYLQWKRTGAAQKPAGPMRSSGSGYGSSGSGGGKATFGTSPEAFLSSSRTKSGPSGFATRRAADKPVIALAVGDRVTHDQFGLGTVMEVRGAGADAQATVDFGDDKPKRLLLRYAPVQKL; encoded by the coding sequence ATGAGCAGCCTCTTTGACGACAGTTTCCTGGCGGACCTCTCCCCCTCCGACGAGGTCCCTCCGCCGCCCGAGGACCACCCCGCGCCGGAGGAAGGTGCGGACGACCTCTTCGGGGGCCGGTTCGACATCGCCGGCGGCGGCGAGGGGCGCGGTGACGCCTACTACCGGGACGGCGCCCCCAGGCCCGTCATCGACCCGGCGGCCCTCCTGGACGGGCTGAACGAGCAGCAGGCGGCGGCCGTCGTGCACGCCGGCTCCCCACTGCTCATCGTGGCCGGCGCCGGCTCCGGCAAGACCCGGGTGCTGACCCATCGCATCGGCCACCTGCTGGCCGCGCGCCACGTCCACCCCGGCCAGATCCTGGCGATCACCTTCACCAACAAGGCCGCCGGAGAGATGAAGGAGCGCGTCGAGGGCCTGGTCGGCCCGCGCGCCCACGCCATGTGGGTGTCCACCTTCCACAGCGCGTGCGTGCGCATCCTGCGCCGCGAGTCCAAGCGCCTCGGTTTCACCTCGTCCTTCTCGATCTACGACGCGGCCGACTCGAAGCGCCTGATGGCGCTCGTCTGCCGCGACCTGGACCTGGACCCGAAGAAGTTCCCGCCCAAGGCCTTCAACGCCAAGATCTCGAACCTGAAGAACGAGCTGATCGACGAGGACGCCTTCGCCGGGCAGGCCGCCGACGGATTCGAGAAGACGCTCGCCCAGGCGTACGCGATGTACCAGGGGCGGCTGCGCGAGGCCAACGCCCTCGACTTCGACGACATCATCATGACGACCGTCCACCTGCTCCAGGCGTTCCCGGACGTCGCCGAGCACTACAGGCGGCGCTTCCGGCACGTGCTGGTGGACGAGTACCAGGACACCAACCACGCCCAGTACACGCTGGTGCGCGAGCTCGTGGGCACCGGCTACCCGGACCTGCCGCCGGCCGAGCTCTGCGTGGTCGGTGACGCCGACCAGTCGATCTACGCCTTCCGCGGCGCGACCATCCGCAACATCCTCCAGTTCGAGGAGGACTACAAGGACGCGACGACGATCCTGCTGGAGCAGAACTACCGCTCCACGCAGACGATCCTGTCCGCCGCCAACGCGGTCATCGAGCGCAACGAGAACCGCCGCGCCAAGAACCTGTGGACGCAGGCCGGCACCGGCGCCGTCATCACCGGCTACGTCGCGGACACCGAGCACGACGAGGCGCAGTTCGTCGCCGACGAGATCGACCGGCTGACGGACGCGGGGGACGCCAAGGCGGGCGACGTCGCGATCTTCTACCGGACGAACGCGCAGTCGCGCGTGTTCGAGGAGATCTTCATCCGCGTCGGGCTCCCGTACAAGGTCGTCGGCGGCGTCCGCTTCTACGAGCGCAAGGAGGTCCGCGACGTCCTCGCGTACCTGCGCGTGCTCGCGAACCCCGAGGACAACGTCCCGCTCCGCCGCATCCTGAACGTGCCCAAGCGCGGTATCGGCGAGCGTGCCGAAGCGATGATCGACGCCCTCGCGATGCGCGAGAAGATCACCTTCCCGCAGGCGCTGCGCCGCGTGGACGAGGCGTTCGGCATGGCCGCCCGCTCGACCAACGCCGTCAAGCGCTTCAACGTGCTGATGGAGGAGCTGCGGACCATCGTCGACTCCGGCGCCGGCCCGGCCGTCGTACTGGAGGCGGTGCTGGAGCGTACGGGCTACCTGGCCGAGCTCCAGGCCTCGACCGACCCGCAGGACGAGACGCGCATCGAGAACCTCCAGGAACTCGCTGCCGTGGCCCTGGAGTTCGAGCAGGCCCGTGGTGAGGACAACCCGGGCACGCTCGCGGAGTTCCTGGAGCAGGTCGCGCTCGTCGCCGACTCCGACCAGATCCCCGACGAGGACGAGGACGGTTCGGGCGTCATCACGCTGATGACCCTGCACACCGCCAAGGGCCTCGAATTCCCGGTGGTCTTCCTGACCGGCATGGAGGACGGGGTCTTCCCGCACATGCGGGCCCTGGGCCAGACCAAGGAACTGGAGGAGGAGCGCCGCCTCGCGTACGTCGGCATCACGCGGGCGCGCGAGCGGCTGTACCTGACGCGCTCCAGCATGCGCAGTGCCTGGGGCACCCCCTCGTACAACCCGCCCTCCCGGTTCCTGGAGGAGATCCCGGCCGAGTACCTGCAGTGGAAGCGGACGGGCGCGGCGCAGAAGCCCGCGGGCCCGATGCGCAGTTCGGGCTCGGGGTACGGATCCTCCGGATCGGGCGGCGGCAAGGCCACGTTCGGGACCTCCCCGGAGGCCTTCCTGTCCTCGTCGCGTACGAAGTCGGGCCCGTCCGGGTTCGCGACGCGCCGGGCGGCCGACAAGCCGGTCATCGCGCTGGCGGTCGGGGACCGGGTCACGCACGACCAGTTCGGGCTGGGCACGGTCATGGAGGTCAGGGGCGCCGGTGCGGACGCGCAGGCCACCGTGGACTTCGGGGACGACAAGCCGAAGCGGCTGCTGCTGCGCTACGCGCCGGTGCAGAAGCTGTAA
- a CDS encoding ArsR/SmtB family transcription factor: MPAAAEPTHPRAEDLDLAEVLAALGHPVRLDIVRKLASGERTFCGEVVPDLPRSSVTHHLKTLREGGVICQRPQGRRLYLALRREDLEARFPGLLELVLACRSRPLDSESDEQPL; encoded by the coding sequence ATGCCTGCCGCCGCCGAGCCGACCCACCCCCGCGCCGAGGACCTCGACCTGGCCGAGGTGCTCGCGGCCCTGGGGCACCCCGTCCGCCTCGACATCGTCCGCAAGCTGGCCTCGGGCGAGCGGACGTTCTGCGGCGAGGTGGTGCCTGACCTGCCTCGATCCAGCGTCACGCACCACCTCAAGACGCTCCGCGAGGGCGGGGTGATCTGCCAGCGCCCGCAGGGCCGCAGGCTCTACCTCGCACTGCGCCGCGAGGATCTGGAAGCGCGCTTCCCCGGTCTCCTGGAACTCGTACTGGCGTGTCGGTCCCGACCTCTAGACTCGGAAAGCGATGAGCAGCCTCTTTGA
- a CDS encoding C40 family peptidase, giving the protein MASHRKPRQRPLHPLSRGTVRTAATLALAGAATATAFEGTSQADPQQTPSQVKAEVDRLYEEAEESAERYNGAKEKADEAQRALDALRDETARKTDRLNTARRALGSLAAGQYRTGGLGPAMRLALAADPQEYLDQASFLTRTGDRSAAEVASVRRQLDEVGQLRDRANGRLADLRAREGELAGYKAAVEAKLDTAKRLLAKLTAEERAAYEAGAGGAAPAGAPSAAPPAPVDGSRAARAVAFAYGAIGKPYVWGATGPGSFDCSGLTQAAWRSAGVSLPRTTYTQINAGQRVSRDQLAPGDLVFFYSGVTHVGLYIGNGQMIHAPRPGSTVRVAPIDSMPWAGASRPA; this is encoded by the coding sequence GTGGCCAGTCACCGAAAGCCCAGGCAGCGCCCGCTCCATCCGCTCTCCCGCGGAACCGTGCGGACCGCAGCGACGCTCGCCCTCGCGGGCGCTGCCACCGCGACCGCCTTCGAAGGCACCTCCCAGGCCGATCCCCAGCAGACGCCCTCCCAGGTGAAGGCGGAGGTGGACCGGCTCTACGAGGAGGCCGAGGAGAGCGCCGAGCGGTACAACGGGGCGAAGGAGAAGGCCGACGAGGCCCAGCGCGCGCTCGACGCGCTGCGCGACGAGACCGCCCGCAAGACCGACCGGCTGAACACCGCCCGCCGGGCGCTCGGTTCCCTGGCCGCCGGCCAGTACCGCACCGGCGGCCTGGGGCCGGCCATGCGGCTGGCGCTGGCCGCCGACCCGCAGGAGTACCTGGACCAGGCCTCGTTCCTCACCCGGACCGGCGACCGCAGCGCCGCCGAGGTGGCCTCCGTACGACGACAGCTCGACGAGGTCGGGCAGCTCAGGGACCGGGCCAACGGCCGCCTCGCCGACCTGCGCGCCCGCGAGGGCGAACTCGCCGGGTACAAGGCCGCGGTCGAGGCCAAGCTCGACACCGCGAAGCGGCTGCTGGCCAAGCTCACCGCAGAGGAGCGGGCCGCGTACGAGGCCGGGGCGGGTGGCGCGGCCCCGGCCGGTGCGCCGTCCGCGGCCCCGCCCGCGCCCGTGGACGGCTCGCGCGCGGCCCGCGCGGTGGCGTTCGCGTACGGGGCGATCGGCAAGCCGTACGTGTGGGGCGCGACGGGGCCGGGTTCGTTCGACTGCTCCGGCCTGACCCAGGCGGCCTGGCGCTCGGCCGGGGTCTCCCTCCCCCGGACCACCTACACCCAGATCAACGCCGGGCAGCGGGTCTCGCGCGATCAGCTGGCCCCCGGTGACCTGGTGTTCTTCTATTCCGGGGTCACCCACGTCGGCCTGTACATCGGCAACGGCCAGATGATCCACGCCCCGCGCCCCGGGTCGACGGTCCGCGTGGCCCCGATCGATTCGATGCCGTGGGCGGGCGCCTCCCGCCCGGCGTGA